In Serinicoccus marinus DSM 15273, the genomic stretch CCCTGCAGCAGCGCGAACGGGATGGTGAGGAGCGGTCCCCAGGAGCGGTAGCCGAGCTCCCACAGGAAGGACACGAAGATCGTGGCCTGCAGGACGTTGGCGGTCCACAGCGGGAAGTGACGCCGGAGCAGGGCGAAGCAGATGCAGATGAAGAACAGCTCGTCCCACAGGCCCACGGCGTTGACGCCGACGAAGAACCGGCCGAACTCGCTGGCGGTCTGGATGGGCGGCCAGTTCTGGTAGCTGCCGGAATGGATGAAGTAGGCCGGCAGGATGAGGTAGCCGAGCACGGGGACGGCCACGACGTAGCCCCACTGCAGCCGGGTCCAGCGGCGACCGGTGATCCACGGGAAGGTGATGGCGCTGCGGCGGTAGACGAAGCGGTCGACGAGCACCGGGGCGAGGACCGCCGCGGTGAGGACAGCGCCGAGCAGGAAGAACATGTCCCAGCTGATGTCGGCCTCGACCGACGTGGTGGACACGATGCCGATGCCTAGCGCGATGAGGAGCAGGTCGCGGAAGAGCTCGCGGTGCAGAAGGAAGGCGGCGACCAGGCTGGCGACGAGGAGGGCATACCCGGGTAGCGGCAGGTGCACGCCGAAGAGGAGGAAGGCCGACACCGAGACCCCCGCGGCGGGCAGCAGCGTGCGCAGGGTCGTCGTGGGCTCGGCTGCGGGGAGGGTGTCGGCGGAGGGCACGGCACCATTGTGCGGGGTGGCTCAGCCCCACTCCTCCTCGCGGCCGACCGTCACCGCCAGGTCGATCTCGTTGCCCTCCGGGTGGGCGAGCGTCCACCAGAACGGCGCGGCGTCGCGGACCACGGTGCCGCCGGCGGCGACCGCCGCCTCGACCCGCGCCGCCGCCACGTCGTGCGGCAGGAAGACGTCGATGTGGTGCCGGTTGCGCTGCGCGCGCCGCTGCTCGTCCAGCTCGTCGATCGGCTGGAAGAACAGGACGGGGCCCAGGCCCCGCGGGTCGACGATGTCGGTGATGTCGGGCCTGGGGTCGGGGTCGTAGCCGAGGGCCGCCTGCCAGAAGGCTCGGACGCCCGGTATGTCCGCGGCGTCCAGACCGACCTGGACGAACCGGGCGAGGTCGGGGTCAGCGGTGAGCCCGAGGGAGCGGGCCAGGCGCTGCATCTGGGCGGCGAGGGCGGGATAGCCGTCGTCCATCTCCCAGCGGTCCTTGGCGGTGTGCACCGTCACCACTGCGCGGCCATCAGCGACATCGCCCCGGTCGTCCTGGCCGTGCTGGATGTCAGCCCGTCGGGCGGGCAGCGGGCGGACGTCGATGCCCAGCGGGAGCCCTGCTGCATCGGCGAGGTCGGCCACCCCGGTCGCGAGCTCCAGCAGCTGGCCGTGGGACGTGACCGGGTAGGCCGCGACGGCGGCGAAGACGAGCCGCCAGTCCTCGGTGCCGGTCTCCGACCAGAGGTCCTCGCCCTCGGGGAGCGGGAGGACATCCACCTCGTTGCCCTCCGGGTCGGAGACGGTGGCGTAGTAGCCGTGGCGCTCGACCCGGGCCCCGTCGGACTCAAGCCGGTCCACGGTGGCGACCGCGACGGCCCGCGCGGCGACCGAGTCGAGGTGGAAGCGGCTGCGCAGCGGACGCGGCGCATCCATGTCCTGGAACCAGATGGGAAGGTGGCGCCGCGCCGGGTCGACCACGTCCTCGTCACCCTGACGGACGTGGCCCAGCGCCGTCTCCCAGAACGTGATCGCCGCGACCGGGGTCTGGGTGTCCAGCGCGAGCTGGACCTCCTGCACGGCATCCGGCTGGGCCGTCAGGCCGAGATCGCGCGCCGCTGCGGAGATGGCCCGCGCCGCCTCGACCGTCTCCGGTGTGAACCCCTCACCGGTGGCGGCCAGACGCACCCGGAGGCCGGTCGAGCGCAGGTCGAGGTCAGGGAGGACGGTGCCGCGCTCGACGCAGGCGGCAACGACCGTACGCAGCATCGCTGCGCCCTCGGCGTGCGACCGGGCTGCGAACCAGGCGTGCGCGCCGCGGCCCAGCCCGCGCCAGTCCTCCGTCCCCGACGCCGACTGGAACTGCCGGATGGTCAGTCGCTCTGCTCCACGGGCCATGACAGGCATCCTGGCATGGTGCCGGACGGCGCGACCCATCTCACCGGCGTCGTCGTGCGTATCGAGGTCAGCCGCTGACCGCGACCCGCTCGGGCGGGCGGGCTGTCGCCCCCCAGGCCTCCGCCAGCATGCGATAACTGCGCCGCCGCAGCTCTGGGTCGAAGGTGTAGGTAGTGACGATCAGCTCGTCGAGCTCGTGCGCGGCGGCGAACGTCTCGAGCTTCTCCACGACCGTCTCGGGGGTGCCGACCATCTTGACGGACTGGTGGGCGTTGGCCAGCGGCAGCAGCTCGGTCGGCACGACGGCGGCGAGGCTCTCGACCGGTGGGTCGAGCGGCGCCGGTTGGCCGGAGCGGATGCGGATCGCCATGAGCTGGGCGGTGGTGAAGAGGTGGTCGGCTTCCTCCTGGGTGGGCGCCACGAGCACGTTGACGCCGGCCATGGTGGTGGGGCGGTCGACCTGTGCGGTGGCCGCATCGGCGCGGAACCGGTCGCGGTAGAGGCTGAGCGCCTCCTGCAGCTGGTCCGGCGCGAAGTGCGAGGCGAAGGAGAAGGG encodes the following:
- a CDS encoding CPBP family intramembrane glutamic endopeptidase, producing the protein MPSADTLPAAEPTTTLRTLLPAAGVSVSAFLLFGVHLPLPGYALLVASLVAAFLLHRELFRDLLLIALGIGIVSTTSVEADISWDMFFLLGAVLTAAVLAPVLVDRFVYRRSAITFPWITGRRWTRLQWGYVVAVPVLGYLILPAYFIHSGSYQNWPPIQTASEFGRFFVGVNAVGLWDELFFICICFALLRRHFPLWTANVLQATIFVSFLWELGYRSWGPLLTIPFALLQGYIFTRTKSLTYVVLIHLLFDAVVFLAIVHAHDRSIFPFFLY
- a CDS encoding VOC family protein, which encodes MARGAERLTIRQFQSASGTEDWRGLGRGAHAWFAARSHAEGAAMLRTVVAACVERGTVLPDLDLRSTGLRVRLAATGEGFTPETVEAARAISAAARDLGLTAQPDAVQEVQLALDTQTPVAAITFWETALGHVRQGDEDVVDPARRHLPIWFQDMDAPRPLRSRFHLDSVAARAVAVATVDRLESDGARVERHGYYATVSDPEGNEVDVLPLPEGEDLWSETGTEDWRLVFAAVAAYPVTSHGQLLELATGVADLADAAGLPLGIDVRPLPARRADIQHGQDDRGDVADGRAVVTVHTAKDRWEMDDGYPALAAQMQRLARSLGLTADPDLARFVQVGLDAADIPGVRAFWQAALGYDPDPRPDITDIVDPRGLGPVLFFQPIDELDEQRRAQRNRHHIDVFLPHDVAAARVEAAVAAGGTVVRDAAPFWWTLAHPEGNEIDLAVTVGREEEWG